One Streptomyces sp. RPA4-2 genomic window carries:
- the opcA gene encoding glucose-6-phosphate dehydrogenase assembly protein OpcA: MKIDLTDTTASKINKALVRGRRAIGTPAVGMVLTMVIVTDEENAYDSIKAAEEASREHPSRTLVVIKRHARTPRDRTNSHLDAEIRVGADAGTGETVVLRTYGEVSDHADSVVLPLLLPDAPVVVWWPVNAPSVPAKDPLGALAQRRITDMYAVEAPLAALDARVSSYAPGDTDLAWTRLTPWRSMLAAALDQARTKVTSAAVESEADNPSAELLARWLGARLDVPVERVVTGGPVVTAVRLGTAAGEIVIDRPEGPLATLTLPGQPPRTLALKVRSTSELIAEELRRLDADEMYAIALRGEGTKETSRHA, encoded by the coding sequence ATGAAGATCGACCTGACCGACACCACGGCAAGCAAGATCAACAAGGCGCTCGTGCGGGGGCGCCGGGCCATCGGCACCCCCGCCGTGGGCATGGTCCTGACGATGGTCATCGTCACGGACGAGGAGAACGCCTACGACTCGATCAAGGCCGCCGAGGAGGCCTCGCGCGAACACCCCTCGCGCACCCTGGTCGTCATCAAGCGGCACGCCCGCACCCCGCGCGACCGCACCAACTCGCACCTCGACGCCGAGATCCGGGTGGGCGCCGACGCCGGCACGGGTGAGACGGTCGTACTGCGGACCTACGGCGAGGTGTCCGACCACGCCGACTCCGTGGTGCTGCCGCTGCTGCTGCCCGACGCGCCCGTCGTCGTCTGGTGGCCGGTGAACGCGCCCAGCGTGCCCGCCAAGGACCCGCTGGGCGCCCTCGCCCAGCGCCGCATCACCGACATGTACGCCGTCGAGGCCCCGCTCGCGGCCCTGGACGCCCGGGTCTCCTCCTACGCGCCGGGCGACACCGACCTGGCCTGGACGCGGCTGACCCCGTGGCGTTCGATGCTGGCCGCCGCCCTCGACCAGGCCCGGACGAAGGTGACCTCGGCCGCCGTCGAGAGCGAGGCCGACAACCCGAGCGCCGAGCTGCTCGCCCGCTGGCTGGGCGCCCGGCTCGACGTCCCGGTCGAGCGGGTCGTCACCGGCGGTCCGGTGGTCACCGCCGTACGGCTCGGCACGGCGGCCGGCGAGATCGTCATCGACCGCCCCGAGGGCCCGCTGGCCACGCTGACCCTGCCCGGACAGCCCCCGCGCACCCTCGCCCTGAAGGTGCGCAGCACTTCCGAACTCATCGCCGAGGAACTGCGCCGCCTCGACGCGGACGAGATGTACGCCATCGCCCTGCGGGGCGAGGGCACCAAGGAGACCTCCCGTCATGCCTGA